The following proteins are encoded in a genomic region of Grus americana isolate bGruAme1 chromosome 5, bGruAme1.mat, whole genome shotgun sequence:
- the GNPNAT1 gene encoding glucosamine 6-phosphate N-acetyltransferase gives MMPVATMMPDDTPMFDPNILHELDWSENTTTFSPAISPLDPGDGLVLRPLCTADLNRGFFKVLGQLTETGVASPEQFIKTFEHMKRSGDYYVTVVEDTNLGQIVATATLVIEHKFTHSCAKRGRIEDVVVSGECRGKQLGKLLTSTLTLLSKRLNCYKITLECLPKNVDFYKKFGYLVSEENYMFQRFFN, from the exons ATGATGCCTGTTGCAACCATGATGCCTGATGACACACCGATGTTTGACCCAAATATTCTGCATGAACTTGACTGGAGTGAGAACACGACAACGTTTTCTCCTGCTATTTCTCCTTTAGATCCAGGAGATGGCCTAGTTTTGAGACCGCTTTGCACAGCTGATTTAAATCGAG gtttttttaaggttcTGGGTCAGCTGACTGAAACTGGAGTTGCAAGCCCAGAGCAGTTTATCA AAACCTTTGAGCACATGAAGAGATCTGGCGATTACTACGTTACTGTCGTAGAAGACACAAATCTTGGACAGATTGTCGCTACAGCAACGCTGGTGATAGAACATAAGTTCACTCACTCCTGTGCAAAG AGAGGAAGGATAGAAGATGTTGTAGTAAGCGGGGAGTGCAGAGGAAAGCAGCTTGGGAAACT aCTAACGTCCACCCTGACATTGCTAAGTAAGAGACTGAACTGTTACAAAATTACGCTTGAGTGTCTGCCAAAAAATGTGGATTTCTATAAGAAGTTTGGCTATTTGGTATCTGAAGAAAACTACATGTTTCAACGGTTCTTTAATTAA